From Corallococcus exiguus:
GACCAGCCGCCAGCGCGGGAAGGGGCGCGGCGCTCGGAGGGACGGCCCCGTGCGCTAGCTGGAGCCGTCGTTCTTGCTGAAGGAGATGACCGAGGCCGCGTCCAGCGCCTGGAGGAAGCGGATGGCGAGCGGCAGCGCGACACGGCCTCCCACGCCGCCGCCCTCCACGAACACCGCGAAGCCGATGCCGTCGCGCACGCCGACGAACCACGCATGGGCTTCAGGCGGCACGGACGTGCCGAACTCCGCCGTGCCCGTCTTGCCCATGAGGCCCGGGATGCTGGCGGCGGACTTCGCCGTGCCGTCCGTCACCACCGCGCGCATCAGGTCGCGGAGCATGGCCGTCGTGCCCGGATTCAGCCGCGACTCCGGGCCGGGCTCCGCGTCCACGAGCAGGCGCGGCGCGTGCCAGACGCCGGTGGCCGCCGCCGCCGCGACGGTGGCCATGTGCAGCGGCGTGACCAGGACGCGCCCCTGGCCCATGGCGTCCGCCGCGCGCTCGGCGTCGTCTTTCGGCGGAGGGAAGGTGGCGCCCGGTGACGGCAGCCCCACGTCGTAGTCCACCCCGAAGCCGAAGCGCCGGGCCGCGTCCTCCAACGCGCGCGGGTCCAGCTTCGCCGAGAGCTGGATGAACGTGGTGTTGCACGACAGCGCGAACGTCCGTCGCAACGTGGTGACGCCCAGCACCTCGGATTCGAAGTTGCGGAAGCGCTTGCGGCCCACCGTCACCTCCAGGGGACAGTCGACGCGCGAGTCCGGCTTCAGGCCGCTTTCGAGCAGCGCCGTGGCGGTCACCAGCTTGAACGTGGAGGCCGGGGGATAGCGCCCCATCAGCGCGCGGTGCCACCCCTCCCCCAACGGCCGGCTGGCCACCGCCAGCACCTTGCCCGTGGCCGTGTCCACCGCGACCAGCGCGGCGGGCTGGGTGACGTCCACGAGCGCGGCCTCCGCCGCCGACTGCACGTCCATTCGCAACGTGGTGCGGACATCGCGTCCCGGCTCCCCGTCGAAGCGGTACAGCAGCTCGCTGCCGCCAGCACGGCGCTGGAGCCGCACCTCGCCGGAGGGACGTCCCGCCAGCGTCCGTTCCTGCGCGCGCTCCAGGCCGGACAGCCCCACCACGTCGCCCGGCTGGTAGGGCTGGCCCAGCGACTGGAGGGCCTCCGCCGTGATGTCCCCGACCCGTCCCAGCGTGTGCGCGGCGAAGCCCTCCGCGGGGGTGAGGCGCGCGGGCCTCTTGCGGAAGAAGATGCCGGGCACCGGCGCGAGCACGGAGCGAATCTGCTGGTAGCGCTCCAGGCGCACGTCGATGAACGCGATGAACTGCTCGGGTTGCGCGCTCGCGGCGTTCAGCGCGGCGAGCACCTTCGCGGGATCCACGCCGAGCTGCGACTGGAGCACGCTGGCCACGGCCGCGCGGTCCTTCACCCGGCCCGGCATCACGCCAATGCGAATCACCTCTCCCGGCAGGGTGAGCGGATCCCCATTCGCATCGAGCAGCCCGGCGCGAGGGCCCCAGCTCCGCGCGCGGCCGAAGCGGTCCCCGGGCCGCGCGTCGGGATGGAACACCTCCGGCGTCCATCGGAGGCTCCAGCGCTTGCCCCGGAGCACGAAGCGCAGACGGGACTCGACCTCCCAGTCACCCAGTCCGCGCAGCGTGTGCACGCCGTGGAACCTCACCACCGCCGTGGTGGCGTCCTGGGACTCGAGCACCACCTGGTCGAAGCGCGAGGCGATGACGCCCAGGTCCTGCCTCCAGCGCGCGTGCTGCGCGTCGAAGTCCTGGGGCGCGTCCACGAGCCCCTGGCGCTGCGCGGCCACGTCGTTGCGCGCCCAGGCGTCCAGGTACCGCGAGGCCAGGTCCTCGGCGCCTCCGCGCACCACGGCGGGCGTGGCGGGCGCGGCGGGCTTCGTGGCTCGCGGCGCGCACGCGGGAAACAGCAACAGGAGGCAGAGCCCCACCCAGGAAATGACCGCCCGTCCGTACACGCGCCCCCCTCTACCGCGCCCTCTTCGCCGAAGCGAACATCCGGCGATCGTCGCCTCCACCTGGACCGGCTGTCGGTCCACCGCGCGCACGCACGGCGTGGATCAGCGGACCGTCTGCTCCTGGGTCTTGCTCGCGCCGTCGCCCGTCGCCGTGAGGGTCAGCGGGCCAGCGGTCGCGGCGAGGAGGTAGAAGATGCCTTCGCGCTGCGGGTTCTTCAGGCTCACCACCGCCACGGGCGCATCCGAGCAGTCCGGCAGCAGGTGGAAGGTCGCGCCCGGATCCGACGCGGCCAGCGTCACCTCCGGCACGGACAGCGGAGCCAGGTTGCCCGCCAGGTCCCAGCCCTGCACCACCAGCGCCTCCGAGCACGTGTCCACGTCCAGCATCCGCGCCGGAGTGGCGAAGCCCACCTGGCGGTCCTCGCCCTGCGTCACCACGTCGACGCCGATGGCGTTCTCGTACAGCTCGCTGTTGTACCCATCACCGCTGATCCGGTTGCGGCTGATGAGGTTCGCGGTTCCGTTGTCCGAGATGGCGGCCTGGTAGACCTGGTTCGTCAGGTCCTCCTTGCTCAGCTCGTTGCCGAGCACCTGGATGTTCTGGGGCGCGGCGGGCGGGTCATAGTCGTTGCCCTCCGCCTGGATCAGGTTGACGCCGACGTCGTTCCCCACCAGCTCGTTGTCCTGGATGAGCAGGTCGTGGCACAGCTCCCGCCCCACGCCGTAGGCCGAGCCACCCACCACCAGGATGCCGGAGCCGTAGTCCGCGAGCCGCAGGTCCTCGAACAGGAACGCGTTGCCCTGCACCTCGTTGCCCACCACCTGCCCGGAAGCGCCATACGCGAGCTGGATTCCAGTGCGCGAGATGCGGCTGGTAGGCCCCAAGCCGTCGAGGGTGTTGTCCTCCAGCGTCACCGCCACCCGCCCCTGCACCACCACGCCCACCTTCTGGTAGCCCGTCAGCCGGTTGCCCCGGATGACCACCGGCACCGGCGCGCCTCCCACCGCGCTGCTGCGCACGTCGATGGCGAAGCCCTCCTGGCAGCCGCTGATGGTGCCCTGGTTCAAGTCCTCCACGACCGTGTTCTCGATGGTGCCGCTCGCGTCTTCCAGCAGGATGCCGCGCAGCCGGTCCACGCCCGCGTCACACACGTCCGACAGGTTGCGCGCCGTCACCGTGACGAACCGCACGTTCGCCACCGTGCCCCGGTTGCGCAGCACCGCGCCCTTGTAGTGGTCCCCCGCGCCGTCCTCGGACGCGGTCAGCGTGTGCCCGGCCCCGTCGAACGTGAAGCCGTCCGGGATGAACACCGCGCTCTGCACCACGCAGCCCTCGCGCAGCGTCACCTGTCCCGGCGACAGCGTGATGGCGCAGGCGGTCTCACCCGGGCCGCAGCGCCGGCCCATCCAGGTCACCGGGAAGGAGTGCCGCGTGCTCGCGCCCGAGGCGTTCGTCACCACCAGGTCCACGGTGGGCGTCACGTCCGCCGGCAGACAGGAGAGCTCCGTCCAGTCCACCGTGCTCGTCCCGCCATTCCCCACCGGCGTACCGAGCGCGCCCACGTTCGACGTCCAGGCGAACGTCATCGCCTCGCCACGGGGATCCGTCACGTCCACCGTGAACGTCACTCGTTCGCCCGCGAGCGCGCTCTCGGCGGACTGTGACGTGGTCTCCAGGACCGGCGGCGCCTCCGCGCGCACGCACAGGTTCACGAGCTGCTCCGTGCTTCCACCGAAGCCATCCGTCACGGCGCCCTTCAGCTGACAGCCACAGTCCGTGGGCGCCGCCCCCGGGGTGAAGGCAGGCCTGGCCAGGGTGACGTTGTCGAACTTGCCCTCGCACGTCGCGCTCCAGGCATACGTCAGCACGTCTCCGTCCTCGTCCGTCACCGGCGCCGGGACCTGGAAGGTACTGCCCAACATCACCTGCTGGGGCTCTCCGGCCACGGCCGCCACGGGCGAGCGGTTGAACCACGTCTTCCTCAGCGACGCGGGCCCGCGCACGGTGCCCACGCCGATGTGGAACTGGAGCGTGGACACCGCGCCCTGTGCGTCCGTGACACGCAGGCTGATCAACGCGTCATCCTTGAGGGTCGGGTCGTAGCCGGTGCCAGCATCCCCCTCGGTGCCCGCATCGGGGACCGGCGGGCGGGCGGCTGTCCATTCACAGGTCGCGCCCTCGCAGGCGAGCACCCTGCCGGAGGCAGTCCATTCGTAGGTCAGCACACCCTCCTCTTCGTCACTCACCTGCGCGCTCAACGTGACGGTTTCGCCTGGCGCCACGATGGCGCTCTGCGCCCGCACCTCGTGGATGCGTGGCGCATGGTTGGCCAGCCCTGGCGCGCCAGACTCCGGCAGGGGAACCAGGACCACGAGCGCTTCCCCGTACAGGGGCAGCTTCACCCCGGCGTCCGATTTCACGGAGGCCACCACCGTCTTCGCGGAATCCTCGGCGGCCACGGTCAGCTGGATCTCCTCCTCGGGAGATTCCGGCTTCACGACGGCTGACCACGCGATGCCGCCATCCGGATCCGTCGCGGACGTCAGCGCCTTCGACTCCGTGGCGCCCGACGCGTGCGTCACCGAGGCCGTCACTGCGGCGACCGCGGATGACCGGGGCGGCGCGACCACGAGCCGCGCACCACCGGCCAGTGGCGCAGTGAAGGCAGGATCCTCCTCCACACAACCGAACGTGGTCAGCAGCAACAACCCCACGAGGTGCAACGCACGGGCGGGCTTCAGGGTCACGGCATCCTCGGGGAAGGCGGACGGGAGTGAGAACGATACCGGGTGATTCCCACACGTCCAATCCACGGGGAGCACGGGCCGCGTGCGTCCGGCGCGCCGTCCAATGCCTGCCAATCCCCCGCGACCCGCGGGCCGGTACTACGGGAATCCTTGCTCGGCGCTGTACTGCTCCTCTCGACAGCGAAGTCCTCTCCCGAGCGTTCGCGCCACCCTCCCGCCGCATGGTCCCGCGCAGTGTCGCGGTGTTGGGTTCCGCCGCGTGCACCCGCCCGAGCCCCGCCGTCCCCAGCCCTGGCCCATCCGGCTCGCACACTGGGCCAACGTGCCGCTGCTCGCCATCCTCGCGGGCAGCGGGTTGCAGATCCTCGTCGCGTATCCGCGCATGGGGACTCGCGGGCGGCCCATCGCGCTCTACCCATTCCAGGACGCCGTGCCGCCGTCGTGGCTGCGCCTGGGGGACTGGCTCGCGGGGGCGCGGAGCTGGCACTTCGCGTTCGGTTGGTTCCTGGCCCTCAACGGCTTCGTGTACGTGCTCTACCTCGCGCTCAGCGGCGAGTGGCGCCGCCGTCTGTTCCTCCCGCGCCGCGACACGCGCGATGCCGTGGCCACGCTCGCGTACTACCTGCGGCTCCGCCCCGCGCCCGCGCAGACAGGCCTCTACAACGGGCTCCAGCGGCTGGCGTACACGGCCACACTGCTCATGGGCGCGCTGTCCGTCCTGTCCGGCCTCGCCATCTACAAGCCCGTGCAGCTCCAGTGGCTCACGGCCCTCTTCGGTGGCTACGACCCCGCGCGCTTCGTGCACCTGCTGCTGCTCGCGCTGTTCGCGTTCTTCACCGTGGGCCACGTCGTCCTGGTCGCCCTGCACCCGCGCACCTTCGGGGAGATGATCACCGGCGGGAGGAAGCCCGATGCCCCCTGAGCGCGTCCTCACCCGCCGCCGCGTCCTCCTGGGCGCCGCCGCGCTCGCCACCAGCGCGTGCGACTCCCAACGTCCGCGCGCGGGCTTCCTCGGCGTGATGGACCGCTTCAACGAGCGCGCCCAATCCGCCCTCTTCCACCCCGGCCGGCTCGCCCGCGAGGAGCCCGTCGAGCAGCTCACCCCGCCCGGCGACTTCCCCCAGTACTTCATCTCCGAGACCGTGCCGCTGGCCCCCGCTGGATGGACGCTGGATGTGGGTGGACTCGTGGCCCGCCCGCGCGCCTTCACGCTGGAGGAGTTGCAGCGGCTGCCCCGGACCGACTACCGGATCCGCCACCACTGCGTGGAGGGCTGGAGCGCGGTGGCGTCGTGGCACGGCGTGGCCATCCGCGACCTGGCGCAAGCCGTGGGCGCGGACACGCGCGCGGGGTTCGTGGAGTTCCGCTCGTTCGACCAGGGCTACTACTCATCCTGGGATGCGCCGAGCGCGCTGCACCCGCAGACCGTGCTCGCGTACGGCATGAACGGAGCGCCGCTCATCCCCGGCCACGGCGCGCCGCTGCGCCTCTATTCGGGCGTGAAGCTGGGCTACAAGATGGTGAAGTACCTCACCACCGTGCGCTTCCTCCCGGAGGCCACGGGGGGCACCTGGGAGGACCGGGGCTACGAGTGGTTCGCCGGCGTGTAGCCCGTGGGCCTTCAGCGCTTGGAGCTCACGACGCCCGGCAGGAACGGCGTGAAGCCGCGCTTGCGCAGGGCCTCGCGCTCGGCGAGCAGGGCCGCCAGCGCCGCCTCGCGCGTGGGGAAGTGGTTCACCGCGGCGCCGTTGATGACGCCGCTGGTGCTGATGAACATGAGCGTCATCTCATCGCCGCCGTAGCGGTACGAGCGGTGCGTGCCGCGCTCCAGCACCTCGCGGCGCACCTTGCCGAAGGTGCGCCCCGCCGTGTGGCGGACGACGAGCCCATCCAGGTTGATGAGCAGGTCCACGCGGCCGTTGAACTTGGCGAACTGCGCCTCCACGTCGTTCCGCCAGCGCAGTACGTCTTCATCCGTCACCAGGATGCAGTCGGTGAAGTTCGCGGTGACGACGTCGTGCTCGGCGTCGCGTTCGAAGGACATCCCCCAGGCCATGGCATGTCCTCCTTCAGGCCTGCGCGGCGTTGCCCGCGAGGAACGCCGACACCAGCGCGGCCGTCTCCGCCGGACGCTCCACCTGAGGGTAGTGCCCCGGCCCCGGCAGGTGCGTCATGCGCGCGTTCCGGATGAGCCCCACCACCGCCTGCTTGAGGAACACGGGCGGCAGGAACGGATCATCCGTGGCCACCACCAGCGTGGGCGCGGTGATGGCGGACAGCCGGTCCGCGAAACCTCCCGCCGTCCAGGAATCGAAGCACTGCTCGATGGCGTCCTTCGACACCGCGCCCGAGTCCTTCAGCAGGGCCTCCAGCGACTCCGGAGACAGCTGCTTGCAGGCCAGGCCCAGGATGGTCTTCTGCTTCTCCCGGTCCCCCGCGGAGCCACGGAACAGCCCGGCCGCGTCCGGAGGCAGCGGCAGCCCCGACGCGGGCACCGTGTTGAGCAGCACAAGTCCGCTGACGCGCGCAGGCGCATCCGCCGCCACCCACTTGGCGATCTGCCCGCCCATGCTGTGGCCCACCACCGCGAAGCGCTGCGCCTTCGCGTGGTCCGCCACCGCGAGCACGTCCTTGGCGTACTGCTCCAGCGTGTACCCCGACGCCGGCCGTCCGGACGCCCCGGTGCCCCGGTGGTCCGGGACGATGAGCCGCAGGCCGGTCATGTCCAGCTTCTCCAGCATCGAGTCCCACACCGCGCCGGACACCATCCACCCGTGCACCAGCACCACGTCGCGAGGACCGTCCCCCAGGACCCGGTAGTGCAGGGGTGTTCCGTCCGTCGCGTTCGTCGTGGGCATGGGGGGTCTTCCTCCGGGGGGAGATCTGCTGGAAGTCGTGGCTTAAAGGGGAAGCGTAGCAAGCCACGACTGGGGCGTGGCCGTCCACCTGCTCGGGGGTTGCCTGACGGCCAGAGGGGCGAGCTGTCCTGACGGGTAGGTGCGCGGGAGGGAATGAAGGGTGGGAGCGGGTGCGCGCTTACGGCAGACTCGGGTGCGTCATGACGGATGGACGCAGCGGGACGACGGGAGCGAAGCGCACGGTGTACTGCGAGGACGCGCTCGCGTGGCTGGACGCGCGGCCGGTGTTGGAGGGGTGCTCGATGGTGGCGTCGATGCCGGACGTCTCCGAGTTCCCCTCGCTCACGGTGCCCCAGTGGAAGGACTGGTTCGTGGGGGCGGCGGCGAAGGTGTTGTCGCGGGTGCCGGCGGACGGGGTGGCGGTGTTCTACCAGTCCGACGTGAAGAAGGACGGGGCGTGGGTGGACAAGGGCTACCTGGTGTCGAAGGCGGCGGAGGCCGCGGGGTGCGACACGCTCTGGCACAAGGTGGTGTGTCGCCGGACGCCGGGGACGGTGACGTTCGGGAGGCCTGCGTACTCGCACCTGCTGTGTTTCAGCCGGGGGTTGAAGACAGACGCGGCGAAGTCCACGGCGGACGTGTTGCCGGACCCCGGCGAGGTGACGTGGACACGAGGCATGGGGCTCAACGCGTGCCTGGTGGCGTGCCGCTTCATCCTGGAGCAGACGCGCACGCGAACGGTGGTGGATCCATTCTGCGGCCACGGAACCGCGCTCGCGGTGGCCAACGCGCTGGGCCTGGACGCGGTGGGCGTGGAGCTGAGCCGCAAGCGCGCCCGCCGCGCGAGGAACCTCCAGGCCGCGTGGACGGGCGGGAAGCTGGTGCTGTCCAGCGCGGTCGGTGGCGACGAAGAAGACCCGTCGCCGGAGTGATGACTCAGGCCGCCTGGGCTCCGGCGAGCGCCTGGGCCACGTCCTTCTCCAGCTGGGTGAGGAACGTCTCGAACAGGCGCTCCTCCAGCGCGAGCGCGGGCTCCAGCGTCGTGCCCACCTTCGTCAGGCGCTCCGTGCACGCGTCCTCGATGGCGCGGCGG
This genomic window contains:
- a CDS encoding alpha/beta fold hydrolase, with the translated sequence MPTTNATDGTPLHYRVLGDGPRDVVLVHGWMVSGAVWDSMLEKLDMTGLRLIVPDHRGTGASGRPASGYTLEQYAKDVLAVADHAKAQRFAVVGHSMGGQIAKWVAADAPARVSGLVLLNTVPASGLPLPPDAAGLFRGSAGDREKQKTILGLACKQLSPESLEALLKDSGAVSKDAIEQCFDSWTAGGFADRLSAITAPTLVVATDDPFLPPVFLKQAVVGLIRNARMTHLPGPGHYPQVERPAETAALVSAFLAGNAAQA
- a CDS encoding molybdopterin-dependent oxidoreductase yields the protein MPPERVLTRRRVLLGAAALATSACDSQRPRAGFLGVMDRFNERAQSALFHPGRLAREEPVEQLTPPGDFPQYFISETVPLAPAGWTLDVGGLVARPRAFTLEELQRLPRTDYRIRHHCVEGWSAVASWHGVAIRDLAQAVGADTRAGFVEFRSFDQGYYSSWDAPSALHPQTVLAYGMNGAPLIPGHGAPLRLYSGVKLGYKMVKYLTTVRFLPEATGGTWEDRGYEWFAGV
- a CDS encoding penicillin-binding transpeptidase domain-containing protein, which codes for MYGRAVISWVGLCLLLLFPACAPRATKPAAPATPAVVRGGAEDLASRYLDAWARNDVAAQRQGLVDAPQDFDAQHARWRQDLGVIASRFDQVVLESQDATTAVVRFHGVHTLRGLGDWEVESRLRFVLRGKRWSLRWTPEVFHPDARPGDRFGRARSWGPRAGLLDANGDPLTLPGEVIRIGVMPGRVKDRAAVASVLQSQLGVDPAKVLAALNAASAQPEQFIAFIDVRLERYQQIRSVLAPVPGIFFRKRPARLTPAEGFAAHTLGRVGDITAEALQSLGQPYQPGDVVGLSGLERAQERTLAGRPSGEVRLQRRAGGSELLYRFDGEPGRDVRTTLRMDVQSAAEAALVDVTQPAALVAVDTATGKVLAVASRPLGEGWHRALMGRYPPASTFKLVTATALLESGLKPDSRVDCPLEVTVGRKRFRNFESEVLGVTTLRRTFALSCNTTFIQLSAKLDPRALEDAARRFGFGVDYDVGLPSPGATFPPPKDDAERAADAMGQGRVLVTPLHMATVAAAAATGVWHAPRLLVDAEPGPESRLNPGTTAMLRDLMRAVVTDGTAKSAASIPGLMGKTGTAEFGTSVPPEAHAWFVGVRDGIGFAVFVEGGGVGGRVALPLAIRFLQALDAASVISFSKNDGSS
- a CDS encoding right-handed parallel beta-helix repeat-containing protein, whose protein sequence is MTLKPARALHLVGLLLLTTFGCVEEDPAFTAPLAGGARLVVAPPRSSAVAAVTASVTHASGATESKALTSATDPDGGIAWSAVVKPESPEEEIQLTVAAEDSAKTVVASVKSDAGVKLPLYGEALVVLVPLPESGAPGLANHAPRIHEVRAQSAIVAPGETVTLSAQVSDEEEGVLTYEWTASGRVLACEGATCEWTAARPPVPDAGTEGDAGTGYDPTLKDDALISLRVTDAQGAVSTLQFHIGVGTVRGPASLRKTWFNRSPVAAVAGEPQQVMLGSTFQVPAPVTDEDGDVLTYAWSATCEGKFDNVTLARPAFTPGAAPTDCGCQLKGAVTDGFGGSTEQLVNLCVRAEAPPVLETTSQSAESALAGERVTFTVDVTDPRGEAMTFAWTSNVGALGTPVGNGGTSTVDWTELSCLPADVTPTVDLVVTNASGASTRHSFPVTWMGRRCGPGETACAITLSPGQVTLREGCVVQSAVFIPDGFTFDGAGHTLTASEDGAGDHYKGAVLRNRGTVANVRFVTVTARNLSDVCDAGVDRLRGILLEDASGTIENTVVEDLNQGTISGCQEGFAIDVRSSAVGGAPVPVVIRGNRLTGYQKVGVVVQGRVAVTLEDNTLDGLGPTSRISRTGIQLAYGASGQVVGNEVQGNAFLFEDLRLADYGSGILVVGGSAYGVGRELCHDLLIQDNELVGNDVGVNLIQAEGNDYDPPAAPQNIQVLGNELSKEDLTNQVYQAAISDNGTANLISRNRISGDGYNSELYENAIGVDVVTQGEDRQVGFATPARMLDVDTCSEALVVQGWDLAGNLAPLSVPEVTLAASDPGATFHLLPDCSDAPVAVVSLKNPQREGIFYLLAATAGPLTLTATGDGASKTQEQTVR
- a CDS encoding cytochrome b/b6 domain-containing protein — protein: MHPPEPRRPQPWPIRLAHWANVPLLAILAGSGLQILVAYPRMGTRGRPIALYPFQDAVPPSWLRLGDWLAGARSWHFAFGWFLALNGFVYVLYLALSGEWRRRLFLPRRDTRDAVATLAYYLRLRPAPAQTGLYNGLQRLAYTATLLMGALSVLSGLAIYKPVQLQWLTALFGGYDPARFVHLLLLALFAFFTVGHVVLVALHPRTFGEMITGGRKPDAP
- a CDS encoding site-specific DNA-methyltransferase, whose amino-acid sequence is MTDGRSGTTGAKRTVYCEDALAWLDARPVLEGCSMVASMPDVSEFPSLTVPQWKDWFVGAAAKVLSRVPADGVAVFYQSDVKKDGAWVDKGYLVSKAAEAAGCDTLWHKVVCRRTPGTVTFGRPAYSHLLCFSRGLKTDAAKSTADVLPDPGEVTWTRGMGLNACLVACRFILEQTRTRTVVDPFCGHGTALAVANALGLDAVGVELSRKRARRARNLQAAWTGGKLVLSSAVGGDEEDPSPE